From Hydra vulgaris chromosome 15, alternate assembly HydraT2T_AEP, one genomic window encodes:
- the LOC136072069 gene encoding palmitoyltransferase ZDHHC3-like: MTEYIKFEDIISKNGDSNSKSVPEVNNKETAKTDSTKMKLQCCRCRPDWFVVDGLGITCSGLTYILILFGEFVVIGVILLPFFPGSPWSYIHAILFSCCGILAGCSHLRAMTTNPGTIPKGNFTDENVKHLGLKSGDVVVRCTRCECIKTERAHHCSTCQRCIRKMDHHCPWINNCVGEFNQKYFVLFTFYIMTLSAYSMALAIHYVLRCSDNDWKGCTIFSPPTTIIFIVFLLFEGLLFGLFTMIMFCTQLNSVIHDETGIEHLKKEARVKQGNWKDRLKDMFGGDFGITWFSPFSSLPHHRKKHEFYDV, translated from the exons atgactgaatatataaaatttgaagatATAATTAGCAAAAACGGTGATTCTAATTCTAAATCAGTACCAGAAGTCAATAATAAGGAAACTGCAAAAACAGACTCAACAAAAATGAAACTTCAGTGTTGTCGTTGTAGACCTGATTGGTTTGTAGTTGATGGTTTAGGAATTACTTGCTCCGGACTCACTTACATTTTAATACTATTTGGTGAATTTGTGGTGATAGGTGTTATACTTCTTCCTTTTTTCCCAGGATCACCCTGGAGTTATATCCATGCAATATTGTTTAGTTGCTGTGGCATTTTAGCAGGTTGTTCTCATCTAAGAGCTATGACTACAAACCCT ggaACAATACCTAAAGGAAATTTTACAGATGAAAATGTGAAACATTTAGGATTAAAGTCTGGAGATGTGGTTGTTCGGTGCACACGGTGTGAATGTATCAAAACTGAGCGAGCACACCATTGTAGTACATGTCAACGTTGTATAAGAAAAATGGATCACCATTGTCCATg gaTTAATAATTGTGTTGGTGAATTCAATCAGAAGTATTTTGTTCTATTTACA ttCTACATTATGACATTGTCTGCATACTCAATGGCGCTAGCAATTCATTATGTTTTAAGATGTTCTGATAATGATTGGAAAG ggTGCACAATTTTTTCACCTCCTACCacgattatttttattgtgttccTTCTTTTTGAGGGATTATTGTTTGGTCTTTTCACCATGATTATGTTTTGTACACAATTAAATTCTGTGATACATGATGAGACT GGAATTGagcatctaaaaaaagaagcaCGAGTTAAACAAGGAAActg gaaagatCGCTTAAAAGATATGTTTGGAGGAGATTTTGGAATTACTTGGTTTTCGCCATTTTCTTCATTACCTCATCATCGTAAAAAACATGAATTCTATGATGTCTGA